TTTGAATGTTCTAACTAACTATAGGTGGATATTACAGTGCTAACATGCTGCCAGACTACGAGTGAGTGTGCTGTAAAACACTACTCGGCGGCCCCTCTCCTCGAGCGCGCGCTACGACACTTGAGGTTCCTGTCGGTCGCTCTCTAGACTTGCTTTTTATCTCACATCGCACCCAACCTCCTAAACGGAccctttttctccttctccagctggaCGAACGTGCGGCGCGTCCCAAAAGGGCAAGCCAACCTTGAGTGTGGATTCTGGGGGACTCCATGGCAGAGCCGTTCAACATACTCTACATTACGGGGTGCGTAATATGTAAGAGTTTGGGTCTGGCGGGAGCATGTCATATGTGGCGCTTGTGGGACTTGGGACGTTTCTGCTTCTGACGTTTTCGACGGTACAGTAAGCACAAGTATGACGTCTCCTACCGGACTGGACCATCGGAGTATGGCACTTTGAACTGTGAGCAATGAGCAATGAGCCATCACCACGAACAACGGAACTTGCCGCTAGCCGCCAGAATACCCACCAGTACACCCACATACAGCCATTCCGACGATACTCCTTGTTCCATGTCTTTTCCCCGGtgctactcgtaccgtatccccaacatcaccaccccACATGTCCGGCCGGGTAACCTGGGGAAATTAGCTTTGGAAAACGCTAAACGATCCTCCCCCCGAGTTTCTCCTTGAGGCAGTTATCTGCGAACGTTCTGCGAGCGTTCTGCGACTCATGCTGCGACCGGAACTATTGATCCGAGACACTCAAGAAGGGGTGGTTGGGGCGCTTTTTTCCCGCTTTTTTCAGCGCCCCGCTGGTCCACCTTGCAACTGGGACTCCGGCCACCGCTCGAAATACCTCCTCTCCACAACAAAGGTTTTACGCCACTCGGTGGTGCACCGCCTCGCACATTTGGTGCACTCATTTCATTTCGAGTTTGGTGGCAAACATGTTGGTGCACGATTTTGGGGCCGAGAGACGGCGGTTAAAAACGGAGGTTTTGGGGCACACTTTTAGCCCACGAGGGGAAGTTGCggcggaagaagaagaaaaaacagaaGTGGATGCCCGCATACTCCAAATTAGTGGGGTCCGTTGCATCCCAAACTCACCTCCCACACCTGGTGATATTCTCCCAAAAACATGCCGCCCAAAACACCGCTCCCAAAACACCACGGTGCATGGAAAAGAAAGTCTCTTGCCCGGGTTTCCTCTGTTTTTCGTGCCAAGCAAAAAACAACGCCCAAAGGATGGACCGGCTTATCTGTGGCCAATGGCGTCGCCCAGATACCACGAAAAAGAGCGTGGAAACGTGATTTCTAAGCACTCGAAACGCTTTACCTCGGCTATCAACAAGGGAAAAGACGATTAAGCATCGCCGAATCAGGGCCCGGGCGTTGAACGTGTAGGGAGTACATTATCGTGTGACTCAGACAATGTGAAAAGACCACCGTTACGATTCCGACCACCTACAAGACCGATATCGGAGTCACAGAGGACGGGGACGGGGACAGGGAGCGGCAAGGTCACGCCataactacaagtacaagtacagtacggtacaagtaatttAGATGGACCGTCTGGTTGGACGCGTGACTCAAACGTGTCTTTGGACACACTCGTTCCTGTGACGCTCCACTATCTCTTCATTATTATGTGTCGTCTAATCCATCGTCATATatgggttttttttttccccaaAAATTCCAGCGTGAAATTTCAAATTAAGATTTTCCGACACCGGCGAGAATCGAAGGTGCGGCGGACGTGCGGCTCAAGAAAATGACGTCATTTGAGAACGAACCAGACAGCTGATTTGACCAGTGAAAAGTGCAATCGACGGAGAATCGACCAGAGAATAGTTGTATCAAGTTTGTATTtctctcacgtgatcagcCGTCCTGTTACAGCGTCCTGTTACAGCCATAATAAGTTCCGCGTTATCCTCTCTACCCCACTCTCCTCGTACCTTAACTCAGTGTGAGAACACAATGGTTCTTCGGAATGCTCGGAAAGACGACATTCACATGTGCGGCCGAGTGGAGAGAGTGCTGGAGCCGGATATATACTTCTATGGAGTGTTTCGGATGTGTTACAGGTGCACCAGGGAGAGGACTGTGGAgatagtcacgtgagctgATGGAGCTCTCCCAGTTCTCTCCGCTCGTGCTTAATGGCGGTTCTGGTCATGACTCATGGGGACTATGATTCATGTTTGATAGGCACAACTGTTTGAGGCGGTTGCGTTAACGGTGTATGACTGCAGACAGGCAGAAGAGAGAGGATAGCTGCGTATATGAGCTCCTGCTGAGTAACGGTGATGATTGAGGTCTTTAGTAGTCGATAATgagttacttgtacaagtcaCATGAAGTGTCCTTGTGCTTGCTTACTAAGACACATAATGTATTCAGAATGTCACAGAAAACGTATGGATTTCACGAAAAGAAACGGCAGATATTACAATCACGAGAACTGCATTTAAATTACTAAAATCCAGCTCCAACTTTCTCTCTGGAGTTGCTCTGAAGGTCTTGCACGAGCCGAGATCTATCCTCAATGTATGGGTAAAGGTCTCAGATGTGTTTCAACTGCTTCAAAGTGGAGATTAAACGGCTTCCAACGGCTTCTAACGGCTCAATCAGGCTGGTAATCAACTGCTATTCACGATAGTTCCTTCATATAGTACTCACAATGGTTCCCAAAGGTTCCAGAAGTAGCAAAGAGACAAGAAGTCGGGAAGTTTTTCAGATGGggaaataaaaaattgCTTAGCTGATAAATTGAACGTGCGTATTGTTTCCATATGAGGTTTGTCTTCTCTACTTTACGGAATTTCGTTTTACGGATACTTTTGTTCCACTCCCTCCAAAAAGTCATTATTTGGAGAGTATTCAGAATTGCAAATATTGGGAATATTGATCTGTAACTGGAAAATTAGAATTATATAGTCACATATGCTGTTTTGTCAACTTTTCATAGATCTTCCATTCTTGCGGAGCTCGCTATTTCACTTCATATGTCTCCCCATTATCGTCGCGTGTGAAGTGTATTGGGGGACTCAATGAGGAGCATTTTGTGTCGAAAATGCATCTGAAAGTGGATGGCAAGAGTAATATTAAGGATAACTGTTATTTATGTGACTTGTGAACCAAATTGAGACTAACAGGAGTGATGATATTTTGGGGGAGACACTCAAGTAATATCCCAGTATGATGAATATGGTATTCAACTAAGTTCATACTATTACACTAAAAATGTCAACTAACACTTGAAGGCTACTCATGTTTAATAATTGGTCAACTATGACGATCAGTTCAGGATGGAAAAGAAGTTGGAAAGAGAACAACGGAGGACAGCGAAGGAAACATTGCCGTAGACTAGAATCAAGAGGGTTGAAGCTATACCATTGATACAAAGTACCTGTGCCTCAATTAAAGCGCGACAGCCGGGGAGTTTGTAGTTGAAGGTCAGAACCACTCAGATATAGACCATCTTCCCGTTGCCGTATGTTGTGAATCCACTTGCTCACTGTCTAGTTATTCACTGCCAGAAGACCAGTCACTCCAGAACTGGATCTGCAACCTGAGCTCTTACAATGGGTTTGTCGAAACTGTGAGGGCTGGGCTGAAGCCGAGGGTGCACTTCAGGTAGCTGCCCAGACGTCGACATGatagtactgtactacatGTAATCAATATAGTACGGAGAGAACTATTCCAGGAGAACCGTACGAGTATAGAGCATCTGACATTGTGACTCGGtgatgtacaagtacagtactcatTAGTACAATAGGCCTTACTCGCGATTGTGCTCGATGGGCCCTCAACGGCTAGCTTTCCAGCTCCGTGCCAGGGCTGCTACTACCCTCTTGAACTAATGGGATCTTTGGAGATTTTGAACATAAACTAAACAAGTTGGACATGAGACTTACTACTAACACATCTGGTTTAAAATCAGGAccttgttgtcgtttttcCAACATTGTAAAGTACTACTAGATGATATGTATTGAAGCCATGGTCTTTAGATGAGCCACCAGCCGTCAATGAACTTGTCTATCAGACTGACCTCTTGTGTTTTTACCGAGTCTGGTCGgagtacaactacagttGTTGGAGGTTGTGTTTTGCAAGGAGACAAGaattatatatatcatTAGAATCAGTGCCAAATGATGAATCCATTGATGAACTGTTTGAATCCATTATTGTCAAAGACACTAGATTggggtgtttttgtttttttttaaaaaaatcacaTTTATACATCAACTAGATAGATATTGAAGTCCTATCGGAATGTCCCTGTTGGAGCGCGTTGATGATGTCGCCAAGTCTCTCACCTGATTATCGGAGAAAGTGGGTGgaactacaactacagtatttatTGGAACATGAAGTACGTAGTTATGACATCTGGCTAATTTTCCTATCACTGACGGAGTCGAGACTCCACTCTACCCACAGAGTCAACTTGTCTTATGTAAAGACGTGGAGTTGTACCTGAAAGTGCCATTCTCATGTTTTCAATGTTCCAAACACCCGAAACATAACGGACTTCCCAAGGTGCAATCAACGTTCTCGTCTGCCATCAGGGAACCTCCATGTCCTCATCAACGCAGCCCAATATGACTACGAGTTTTCTGGCAACTTCGTATTTACTTTGGTGTGTCCGCTCTTGTTCGTTGTGAGCCTCCGTGGAGGCGTGGAACAGGTATTTTCCGTTCAGCTATGTTCAATCTCCATGTTGGAAAGGATGAGCAATGGACTTATGTTTGCGTAAATCGAGTCCGCAGGTCGCAGTCCGGTGGCCTCCTCAAAGGACACCCGAGACGCAAATCCAGGCACACTCTTTGTTAAACAGCGTACTAGTGACTACAGCCCGGGCAAGTATCTGTTTGAATACAGGCAGGGGTTCACCACTGTGCTTTTCAAGAGTGCTGTGCGTTTCAAGAGTGCTGTGAGTATAAAGACCTACAGCTAAGATAGATTGCAGAATAGTAATACCAGCGTTGGTCTCTTTTGGAGACAGTTCAACAAGATATATCTTTTACAACCCTTTCCCCAATTGAAGTGTCTGGGTCTCGGTGTAGGTGCAGTTCAAGATGATAATAGCACCTTTAATCGCTGTTAGATGCCCATTGTTATGCTTGTAGCTGGATTATCGCAGACCTGTCTTCTCATGTTTGTACTGTCGTCTCATGTTTGTACTGTCGTCTCATGTTTGTACTGTCAGCCATATTGGCCTTCAATTAACACCTACAGTACCATTCAAGACGTATACTAAAGTACGTGCAAAGGTGGTTCACGTTCAGTAGCCCAATGACTCGTCATAGCTAGATGCCCAGTCAACAGTCTCTAGTTGAGTTTTTGATACTGCTCCATCCATGCTCGAACTGGCTATGATCTGCGTCATTGACTTCTACGGAAGGACGTCGGCGAGCTGTTCAGTCGAACACTCAACAGTGTTGGTTTACTCTCTGGACTCGATGTGACAGTCCGCTCATCGGAAGGACTTCCAGCCTTGTTAAAAAACCGGTCGGTTAGACGAGGAGCTGACAGACTCTTCCCGAGTTCGGCCATAAGTTCAAGTCAGTAACGGGCAGTCCACCAGTCGACTGCTCTCACACGTTGGCTTAGAGACTCTCTTCAAAAAGAGAAGACAGTTGGGGACAAACTCGAGAGCTTTGGAGATTCAAGTCTTTCACCTTAGTCTGCTCAATCGTCTGACATCTGGCCATCTGACGGGGAGCTTGTGATTCCAGCAGTCTGTTAGTTTCTAGCAAGGGTCAACTTGAACAGACGGACCAGCCATTCCATTACCGGCAAAATCACTTGCAGAGTTTCGTTAACCGCCTCTGTCAATAGATCTCGGGTTAACACCATCATTAACAGCCCTGCAACAAGTCATGGCATGGATCATTGCATTGATCTCACCTTTGGATCTGGTGTTCAAAACACGGCCCTCGTAGTGATCACCTACAAGACATTTCTCGCCCCAAAACACAACTGGAA
This genomic interval from Yarrowia lipolytica chromosome 1E, complete sequence contains the following:
- a CDS encoding uncharacterized protein (Compare to YALI0E09647g, no similarity), with the protein product MLVHDFGAERRRLKTEVLGHTFSPRGEVAAEEEEKTEVDARILQISGVRCIPNSPPTPGDILPKTCRPKHRSQNTTVHGKESLLPGFPLFFVPSKKQRPKDGPAYLWPMASPRYHEKERGNVISKHSKRFTSAINKGKDD